A window of the Cystobacter fuscus genome harbors these coding sequences:
- a CDS encoding DUF507 family protein, producing MRLYPKVIPIISREVVQRLMQDGDVEVEQMRVADAEMDLSAIMREYLANEERVNQATREALERRGYDYSKFNQVKREMADVRGFKMGDEGIEYVINQMIEFLLISRNVEEVYAADNVLRQKIHAVMKKHLDVDEEIDREARSRLRHLQEGTSAFDIEYNKTVEQIRRARGLI from the coding sequence ATGAGGCTCTATCCGAAGGTGATCCCAATCATCTCCCGGGAGGTCGTCCAGAGGCTGATGCAGGACGGCGATGTCGAGGTGGAGCAGATGCGCGTCGCCGACGCCGAGATGGACCTGTCGGCCATCATGCGCGAGTACCTGGCGAACGAGGAGCGTGTGAACCAGGCCACGCGCGAGGCCCTCGAGCGCCGGGGCTACGACTACTCCAAGTTCAATCAGGTCAAACGTGAAATGGCCGACGTCCGTGGCTTCAAGATGGGCGACGAGGGCATCGAATACGTCATCAACCAGATGATCGAATTCCTGCTCATCAGCCGCAACGTGGAGGAGGTCTACGCCGCCGATAACGTGCTGCGGCAGAAGATCCACGCGGTGATGAAGAAGCACCTGGACGTGGACGAGGAGATCGACCGCGAGGCCCGCTCCCGCCTGCGCCACCTGCAGGAAGGCACGAGCGCCTTCGACATCGAGTACAACAAGACGGTGGAGCAGATCCGCCGGGCGCGGGGTCTCATCTAG
- a CDS encoding DUF4091 domain-containing protein yields MAALGMVGWWLAGMMTVAPAPRVVSALEKVRPGVSIPGEKEARLSLARGECEGAQVVLPPGVSRVQVAPLALRGPGTPLEASVWREDFLEVKTPSNSQGGTGAWPDPLVPVEAPRKDTQAPLVLYVELCAPKAQRPGTYQGALKLDMEGAPAASVPFTAEVQPFVLPATSSLPNSFGISLYSIAKGHGLKPDSPEAQTLLRDYVTALLAHRVSAHGMSMEPPPVRFEEGRAVLDFRAYDAEVGPFLDGSALPSGARFTTVDVRDSKAARTDEQKAAYYRAFAEHARDKGWPAQLFFYAKDEPKPEDVPLVRAQALRVRTAGKDVPVLVTSPLDEALRGSADILAPTLNCFFPRPGPQTCRNVVPLQTLRGKLAPNVKVWWYQSCNSHGCTGGPAKDSTTEKAYSGWASYMVDHPAPLNRAMGPLAFLSGVDGELYFDTVFAYNTKDPWKDVFEFGGNGDGTFFYPGTPAHTGLSRHQPVVSLRLKHLRDGLEDYEYLQLLESLGERAFAREAARRLTRSGYEVELNGGRWEQVRREMTARLRQRWNAAEEAKRSGVHPK; encoded by the coding sequence GCGGGTGGTGTCGGCCCTGGAGAAGGTGCGGCCGGGCGTGTCCATCCCGGGTGAGAAGGAAGCCCGGTTGAGCCTCGCGCGAGGCGAGTGCGAGGGGGCCCAGGTGGTGCTGCCGCCCGGCGTCTCGCGCGTCCAGGTGGCGCCGCTCGCGCTGCGGGGGCCGGGCACGCCCCTGGAGGCCTCGGTGTGGCGCGAGGACTTCCTGGAGGTGAAGACGCCCTCCAACTCCCAGGGAGGCACGGGCGCGTGGCCGGATCCGCTCGTCCCGGTGGAGGCGCCCCGGAAGGACACCCAGGCGCCCCTGGTGCTCTACGTGGAGCTGTGCGCACCCAAGGCCCAGCGGCCCGGCACCTACCAGGGCGCGCTGAAGCTGGACATGGAAGGCGCGCCCGCGGCGAGCGTGCCCTTCACCGCCGAGGTGCAACCCTTCGTCCTGCCCGCCACCTCCTCGCTGCCCAACAGCTTCGGCATCTCGCTCTACAGCATCGCCAAGGGCCATGGACTCAAGCCCGACTCGCCCGAGGCCCAGACGCTGCTGCGCGACTACGTGACGGCGCTGCTCGCCCACCGCGTCAGCGCCCATGGCATGAGCATGGAGCCCCCGCCGGTGCGCTTCGAGGAGGGCCGCGCGGTGCTGGACTTCCGCGCCTATGACGCCGAGGTGGGGCCCTTCCTCGACGGCTCGGCGCTGCCCTCGGGCGCCCGCTTCACCACCGTGGACGTGCGCGACTCGAAGGCCGCCCGCACCGACGAGCAGAAGGCCGCGTACTACCGGGCCTTCGCCGAGCACGCCAGGGACAAGGGCTGGCCCGCCCAGCTCTTCTTCTACGCCAAGGACGAGCCCAAGCCCGAGGACGTGCCGCTCGTGCGCGCCCAGGCCCTGCGCGTGCGCACGGCCGGCAAGGACGTGCCGGTGCTCGTCACCTCGCCCCTGGACGAGGCACTGCGCGGCTCGGCGGACATCCTCGCCCCCACCCTCAACTGCTTCTTCCCCCGCCCCGGTCCCCAGACGTGCCGCAACGTCGTCCCGTTGCAGACCCTGCGTGGCAAGCTCGCGCCGAACGTGAAGGTGTGGTGGTACCAGAGCTGCAACTCGCACGGCTGCACGGGAGGCCCCGCGAAGGACTCCACCACGGAGAAGGCCTACAGCGGCTGGGCCTCGTACATGGTGGATCACCCCGCCCCGCTCAACCGCGCCATGGGGCCGCTGGCCTTCCTCTCCGGCGTGGACGGCGAGCTCTATTTCGACACCGTCTTCGCCTACAACACGAAGGACCCCTGGAAGGACGTGTTCGAGTTCGGCGGCAACGGCGACGGCACCTTCTTCTACCCGGGCACCCCGGCCCACACGGGCCTGTCGCGCCACCAGCCCGTGGTGTCCCTGCGCCTCAAGCACCTGCGCGATGGGCTGGAGGACTATGAGTACCTCCAGCTCCTGGAATCACTCGGGGAGCGCGCCTTCGCCCGCGAGGCCGCACGGCGACTCACCCGCTCGGGGTACGAGGTGGAGTTGAATGGCGGCCGATGGGAGCAGGTGCGCCGCGAGATGACGGCGCGCTTGCGCCAGCGCTGGAACGCGGCTGAAGAAGCGAAACGTTCGGGCGTCCATCCCAAGTGA
- a CDS encoding DUF3108 domain-containing protein has translation MNPMRTALAPLLLCFSSAAWAQIPDTDGPEEHKAQPVTAAPAAPVSVPRCTQVLPQPRSPMAFAPGELLDFDLDAMGATAGKMTMQVQKKQDGVLPVQIKVQTNSFFSKVRRVDATAVSYLHPKTLRSSRYTEDAMENEVRRTVEVAFHPNRRSVSVDYTLKGKKGRNDLTYEHDGLDVAGAIYMLRQLPLKEGLPICFDVYGVRRMWRMAGTVLKREHVSMPLGEFEAWHLSGTAVRLDKPSQSREVHVWISDDARRLPLAAVGSIDLGAVRATLTSFSRPGEQARQSQGKEALKW, from the coding sequence ATGAATCCCATGCGTACCGCCCTCGCCCCCCTGCTGCTGTGCTTCTCCTCCGCGGCCTGGGCCCAGATTCCGGACACGGACGGCCCCGAGGAACACAAGGCCCAACCGGTGACGGCGGCCCCGGCCGCTCCGGTCTCCGTGCCGCGCTGCACCCAGGTCCTGCCCCAGCCGCGCAGCCCCATGGCGTTCGCTCCCGGCGAGCTGCTCGACTTCGACCTCGACGCCATGGGCGCCACCGCCGGGAAGATGACCATGCAGGTGCAGAAGAAGCAGGACGGCGTGCTGCCCGTGCAGATCAAGGTGCAGACCAACTCCTTCTTCTCCAAGGTGCGCCGGGTGGATGCCACCGCCGTGAGCTACCTGCACCCCAAGACGCTGCGCAGCTCGCGCTACACCGAGGACGCCATGGAGAACGAGGTGCGGCGCACGGTGGAGGTCGCCTTCCATCCCAACCGGCGCAGCGTCAGCGTGGACTACACGCTCAAGGGCAAGAAGGGCCGCAACGACCTGACCTACGAGCACGATGGCCTGGACGTGGCCGGCGCCATCTACATGCTGCGCCAGCTCCCGCTCAAGGAAGGCCTGCCCATCTGCTTCGACGTCTACGGGGTGCGCCGCATGTGGCGCATGGCGGGCACCGTGCTCAAGCGCGAGCACGTGTCCATGCCCCTGGGTGAGTTCGAGGCCTGGCACCTGTCGGGCACTGCGGTGCGCCTGGACAAGCCCTCGCAGTCGCGCGAGGTCCACGTGTGGATCTCCGACGACGCGCGCCGCCTGCCACTCGCGGCCGTGGGCAGCATCGACCTGGGCGCCGTGCGCGCCACGCTCACCTCGTTCTCCCGTCCGGGCGAACAGGCGCGGCAGTCCCAGGGCAAGGAAGCCCTCAAGTGGTAG